A genomic window from Silene latifolia isolate original U9 population chromosome 11, ASM4854445v1, whole genome shotgun sequence includes:
- the LOC141613001 gene encoding transcription factor HHO3-like: MGLICPEFSFDMKPETIHGFLKHVSLINDVSLRHDKVKEFITRLETELSYIQVFGSQFPLSILLLNDAIKTLKKEALRYTGRDDCHCQPVVLEEFIPLKKDSSVENTEIIQKVDDGKDKKTWMSSVQLWNADDLPSTSTPSRIPPKKRDTLSLGRYKAGSDKGVGGLSLVAPKMIKHSKDEQSEAKGRKQRRCWSGELHRRFVDALTHLGGAQVATPKQIRELMRVDGLTNDEVKSHLQKYRLHTRRIPTKSAAMSPEGPLQLTVSTTAGDSMEDEDDGKSENY, translated from the exons atgggTTTGATATGTCCTGAGTTTAGTTTCGACATGAAACCCGAAACCATTCATGGCTTTCTTAAACATGTTTCTTTGATCAATGATGTTTCCCTTAGACATGACAAGGTCAAGGAGTTTATCACCCGGTTAGAAACCGAGTTGTCGTATATTCAAGTCTTTGGTAGCCAATTCCCGCTTTCCATTCTTCTCTTGAATGATG CAATCAAAACACTAAAGAAAGAAGCATTGCGGTATACAGGAAGAGATGATTGTCATTGTCAACCAGTAGTGTTGGAAGAGTTTATTCCCTTGAAGAAAGATTCAAGTGTCGAAAACACGGAAATCATACAAAAGGTAGATGATGGGAAGGACAAGAAGACTTGGATGAGCTCAGTTCAGCTGTGGAATGCTGATGATTTGCCTTCGACTTCCACACCCTCCCGAATCCCACCCAAAAAACGCGACACGCTTTCTTTGGGTAGATATAAGGCAGGATCGGATAAGGGTGTGGGTGGGCTTTCTTTAGTGGCCCCGAAAATGATCAAGCATTCAAAGGATGAACAAAGCGAGGCTAAAGGTCGCAAGCAGAGGAGGTGTTGGTCTGGTGAATTGCACCGCAGATTTGTTGATGCCTTGACGCATCTTGGTGGAGCCCAAG TGGCCACACCTAAACAAATACGGGAGCTGATGCGAGTAGACGGTCTTACTAATGATGAAGTGAAGAGTCATTTGCAA AAATACAGGCTTCATACTCGTCGAATACCCACCAAGTCAGCTGCAATGTCGCCTGAGGGTCCACTTCAGTTGACTGTCTCCACAACAGCTGGTGATAGCATGGAGGACGAAGATGACGGGAAATCTGAAAACTATTAG
- the LOC141613002 gene encoding la-related protein 6C, translating into MGDKNGGEEIRRSKSGGLQLNADAPEFIPTSHRLLSQNSMYFYYDGVSTNPPDWFYGTDQYPHHLSPPSSPSPSSPSSSSPLLSAHSFPPNFHIVQLKIVKQVEYLFSDLSLLANDTMAKHVSKDPQGYVPISVIASMKKIKVMVTDHSLLVQALRSSTKLVVSKDNKKVKRRRPFTEIYKEELQGRTVIVENLPEDHSYQNLQKIFSVVGSVKAIRLCHPPEQSPCRSKTEVIISNKVHALVEYENPDIAERAAEALNDQRDWRKGMRVRVLLRRTPKSVLKGRKSDFDILTDEEEECPEEASQPNVAEFFSDKTGDEDSGGSRKMSIRVGEKLKKSHSGRGILVSPTTTKMPGSPFHLQCNVSPKLINKAPRMPDGSKGFTMGRGKPLTTSPISSHATHYSFLPTEGTHLIKVQFLKERAACANKLHEYEAAINFCSLVLSSFPKNAKALFRRAIACMKTNMLLEAQTDLETASMLEPKNKDILRELNVVKNVRAINHNSKRSFDEQLLCEVARESKRPIPDVDNIGDTSVNDKDGSSCGSCVTPFSDSIVKDICNFENVLPVNLEENASPNMELEHNHNDAKMDENEHIPNNLVLEFSRKNGGNSRLRISEQAYQKILQGSTRKGMRVRVMLRRTPKSVLKGRKSDFDILTDEEEECPEEASQPNVAEFFSDKTGDEDSGGSRKMSIRVGEKLKKSHSGRGILVSPTATKMPGSPFHLQCNVSPKLINKAPRMPDGSKGFTMGRGKPLTTSPISSHATH; encoded by the exons ATGGGTGACAAAAATGGTGGAGAAGAAATAAGGAGAAGTAAATCAGGGGGATTACAGTTGAATGCAGATGCCCCGGAATTCATACCGACGTCTCACCGTCTTCTTTCTCAGAAttctatgtatttttattatgatgGGGTGTCTACTAATCCTCCTGATTGGTTTTATGGGACTGATCAATATCCTCATCACCTTTCTCCCCCTTCGTCGCCTTCCCCTTCCTCCCCGTCCTCCTCGTCTCCCTTGTTGTCGGCTCATTCCTTTCCTCCGAATTTCCATATTGTCCAACTTAAGATTGTTAAACAGGTTGAGTACTTGTTTAGTGACTTGAGCTTGTTGGCTAATGATACTATGGCTAAACATGTTAGTAAAGATCCTCAGGGTTATG TTCCTATTTCGGTCATTGCATCAATGAAGAAAATTAAGGTCATGGTGACTGATCACTCTTTGCTTGTTCAAGCTCTACGTTCGTCTACCAAACTA GTGGTGAGTAAGGATAACAAGAAAGTGAAAAGAAGAAGGCCATTTACTGAAATTTACAAAGAAGAATTACAG GGTCGTACTGTAATAGTCGAGAATCTGCCTGAGGATCACTCGTACCAGAATCTCCAGAAAATATTTAGTGTTGTTGGCAG TGTCAAGGCTATCAGACTATGTCATCCACCAGAACAAAGTCCTTGTCGTTCCAAAACTGAAGTCATCATTAGTAACAAG GTTCATGCGCTGGTTGAGTATGAGAATCCAGACATTGCAGAAAGAGCG GCTGAAGCATTGAATGACCAAAGGGACTGGAGAAAAGGGATGCGAGTAAGGGTGTTGCTGAGACGCACG CCAAAGTCCGTCTTGAAAGGTAGAAAATCAGACTTCGACATTCTaactgatgaagaagaagaatgtcCAGAAGAAGCTTCACAGCCAAATGTTGCAGAATTTTTCAGTGATAAGACT GGAGACGAGGATAGTGGTGGATCGAGAAAGATGTCAATACGCGTAGGGGAGAAACTAAAAAAAAGCCATAGTGGTCGCGGCATACTGGTATCACCAACAACTACAAAGATGCCTGGAAGCCCTTTTCATTTGCAGTGTAATGTATCCCCCAAACTGATAAACAAGGCACCGAGAATGCCTGATGGTTCGAAAGGCTTCACCATGGGACGCGGAAAGCCTCTCACCACCTCGCCTATTTCCTCGCACGCCACTCACTA TTCCTTCTTACCAACGGAAGGAACCCATTTGATTAAAGTTCAATTTCTTAAGGAGAGGG CGGCTTGCGCTAATAAGCTCCATGAGTATGAGGCGGCTATAAACTTCTGCTCCTTGGTTTTGTCGTCTTTTCCAAAAAATGCTAAAGCTCTATTTCGTAGAGCTATAGCTTGTATGAAGACTAATATGCTCCTGGAAGCGCAAACTGATCTAGAAACTGCTTCAATGCTTGAACCTAAGAATAAAGATATCCTTAGAGAACTAAATGTTGTCAAGAATGTACGGGCTATTAATCATAACAGTAAAAGAAGTTTTGACGAGCAGTTGCTATGTGAGGTGGCTAGGGAAAGTAAAAGACCTATCCCTGATGTTGATAATATTGGGGACACTTCGGTTAACGATAAGGATGGGTCTTCTTGTGGCTCGTGCGTTACTCCATTTTCTGACTCCATTGTCAAGGATATTTGCAATTTTGAAAATGTCCTTCCTGTAAATTTAGAAGAAAATGCTTCTCCAAACATGGAGTTGGAACACAATCACAATGACGCTAAAATGGATGAAAATGAGCATATCCCTAACAACTTGGTTCTTGAGTTCTCAAGAAAGAATGGAGGAAATTCGCGACTAAGAATCTCCGAACAAGCTTATCAAAAAATCCTTCAAGGTAGTACG AGAAAAGGGATGCGAGTAAGGGTGATGCTCAGACGCACG CCAAAGTCCGTCTTGAAAGGTAGAAAATCAGACTTCGATATTCTCactgatgaagaagaagaatgtcCAGAAGAAGCTTCACAGCCAAATGTTGCAGAATTTTTCAGTGACAAGACT GGAGACGAGGATAGTGGTGGCTCGAGAAAGATGTCAATACGCGTAGGGGAGAAACTAAAAAAAAGCCATAGTGGTCGCGGCATACTGGTATCACCAACAGCTACAAAGATGCCAGGAAGCCCTTTTCATTTGCAGTGTAATGTATCCCCCAAACTGATAAACAAGGCACCGAGAATGCCTGATGGTTCGAAAGGTTTCACCATGGGACGCGGAAAGCCTCTCACCACCTCGCCTATTTCCTCGCACGCCACTCACTAG